The genomic region TTCCCTTGACGGATACCTTGGCAGATACCTTGGGCCCCTTGGGGGGGGCGCGATTGCAGGGGCGACCGTACACCACCAGCTCAACGCCGGTAAGCGGCAGCGGATTGGTGCGGCAGACACTTTTCGGCTATCAAGGCTGCCTTGCAAGCCGGAGAAACGCCTGATGCTAGCCCCCACGCCTGCCTCGCCCGAATCCGCGGGAATGTCGACCACTGCCCTCAACCGCCTCGAAGCGCATCTGAAGAGCCGCTACATCGACGCCGGCCGTTTTCCCGGCACGCAGGTCCTGATCTATCGCCGCGGCAAAATCGTGCATTCCACGGTCCAGGGCTTTGCCGATCTCGAGCGCAAGGTGCCGGTCAAGGACGACACCATCTTCCGCATCTATTCGATGACCAAGCCGATCACGTCGGTCGCCTTCATGATGCTGGTCGAGGAAGGCAAGGTCGCGCTCGACGAGCCGGTCGCGAAATACATTCCGGAATGGAAGAACCTCGGCGTGTTCGTCGCCGGCACCGCGCCCGCCTTCCTGACCCGCCCACCGACGCGGCCGATGCAGATCGTCGACCTCTTGCGCCACACCTCGGGCCTCACTTACGGCTTCCAGCAGCGCTCCAATGTCGACGCGGCCTATCGCGAGAAGAAGATCGGCGAAGTCATCAAGGCCGGCACGCTCGACGGCATGATCGAGGACCTGGCGAAGATCCCCCTGGAGTTCTCGCCGGGCGAAGCCTGGAACTACTCGGTCTCGACCGACGTGCTCGGCTATCTCGTCGGCAAGATCTCAGGTGTGCGGTTCGAGCAATTCCTGAAGGAGCGCATCTTCAAGCCGCTCGGCATGAACGACACGGATTTCTTCGTGCCGGCCGACAAGGCGCATCGGTTTGCCGCCTGCTATTCCGCCGATCCGCAGGGCGGCTTCAACCCG from Bradyrhizobium elkanii USDA 76 harbors:
- a CDS encoding serine hydrolase domain-containing protein; translation: MLAPTPASPESAGMSTTALNRLEAHLKSRYIDAGRFPGTQVLIYRRGKIVHSTVQGFADLERKVPVKDDTIFRIYSMTKPITSVAFMMLVEEGKVALDEPVAKYIPEWKNLGVFVAGTAPAFLTRPPTRPMQIVDLLRHTSGLTYGFQQRSNVDAAYREKKIGEVIKAGTLDGMIEDLAKIPLEFSPGEAWNYSVSTDVLGYLVGKISGVRFEQFLKERIFKPLGMNDTDFFVPADKAHRFAACYSADPQGGFNPLAAERKGTLTLQDDPTTSSFLAPPSLISGGGGLCSTAADYLTFCRALLNGGELGGVRLLGPKTLKLMTSNHLPGGVDLPAMSRSMFAEAAYNGIGFGLGFAVTMHPAQTLIAGSPGEFNWGGAATTSFFIDPAEELITIFMTQVLPSSAYPLRRELRTMVYAAITESNL